The window CATCCCCCATGATGCATTTATTCAGATAATCATCTGATATAGATAAAAATTACACACGAAAGCTCGTTCCAATAACAAGGAATTTTTATTGAGTACCACTAGAGATCAAGCAATGCACCACCACGCATATAGCCTTAATTCTGAATTTGTTGATGAGTTGTTGCAGAGAATGCACCAGCTGACTGGCTCCTCTGCGCCCTCCCGGTTCCCTGGAAATGTCTCCCAGCAACCCGGAACTATCCCTACTACAGAACAATTGGCCAGCCTGCTTGATGGTGCATTCTGGACCAGTTTTTCCCTGGATGAAGGGAATGTTGTTACGATCTCCATATTATTCATGCCCGCTGAAAAATCGCACGATACCTTTCTTTTCGATAGACCGATTCTATTTGATGTGAAAAACCTGGTCAAACTCGGTGCAGCGCTCGAAAACCCTCGTGCCGATATCGGGGTGTGGCCGGACGAGAACGGATTACTCAAGATCTGGGGCTTCAAAACCAGAAACAATGATTTACTCATCGCGCAGCTATGGATACAAGTTCTTGGTCCCGGGCGGGTATTGACAACCTTTAACGGCAAAAGTATTGGTTCTCTCATATCCAATACTTCGGTCTTTATCGATCATTCCAACATGATGAAGACCGTCTTGCCCAAACTTGACAGCAGCGACACGGGTGACCAGGGTCAAACCTTGAAAATGCTGCGATACACCTCTTTGCTCAACACTGCTCGCGCCATGCGTAATCATAGCCGGGGAGGTACCCTGCTGGTCGTGCCAAACTCAGACGATTGGCGCCTGTCGATCAGTGCACCGATACCATACACCGGTGGCGCCAGCTTTCTGGAAAGCGATTACGATGTAGCAGTTAAGCCAACCCTCCTTGCTCCTAT of the Desulfosediminicola ganghwensis genome contains:
- a CDS encoding putative sensor domain DACNV-containing protein — encoded protein: MSTTRDQAMHHHAYSLNSEFVDELLQRMHQLTGSSAPSRFPGNVSQQPGTIPTTEQLASLLDGAFWTSFSLDEGNVVTISILFMPAEKSHDTFLFDRPILFDVKNLVKLGAALENPRADIGVWPDENGLLKIWGFKTRNNDLLIAQLWIQVLGPGRVLTTFNGKSIGSLISNTSVFIDHSNMMKTVLPKLDSSDTGDQGQTLKMLRYTSLLNTARAMRNHSRGGTLLVVPNSDDWRLSISAPIPYTGGASFLESDYDVAVKPTLLAPITDFFSGLIKTKEDNKRDKLVKMRTQVDQQCRHIARLTAVDGALVMTFDRFVFCFGAKIIPREGQEVSSTIRVIKPVEGDSATTVGLADIGGTRHQSAALFAQAQPGAVAVVVSQDGDITIFTTDDESGEVIAIQQAELLVLHEGLGATFWNFTENRRDPEE